Proteins co-encoded in one Arachis stenosperma cultivar V10309 chromosome 7, arast.V10309.gnm1.PFL2, whole genome shotgun sequence genomic window:
- the LOC130940921 gene encoding uncharacterized protein LOC130940921 has translation MHKLGRGHRDKLQQFMAITGASEKIALQSLKASDWHLEGAFDYFYSQPQLKTSYTDSRHLEELYNRYKDPYVDMIMVDGITLLCNDIQVDPQDIVMLVLSWHMKAGTMCEFSKKEFIEGLQSLGIDSLEKFREKIPYMRSELKDEQKFREIYNFAFNWAKEKGQKSLALDTAIGMWQLLFAERQWPLVDHWCQFLQARHNKAISRDTWSQLLEFAKTVGPNLTDYDAEGAWPYLIDEFVEYLNENGIIQNGQFSDSSLKR, from the exons ATGCACAAATTAGGGAGGGGTCACCGTGACAAACTCCAGCAGTTCATGGCAATAACTGGAGCTAG TGAGAAAATAGCGCTACAGTCTCTGAAGGCAAGTGATTGGCATCTAGAAGGAGCATTTGATTATTTCTACAGCCAGCCTCAGCTTAAAACATCTTATACGGACTCTAGACACTTGGAGGAGCTGTATAATAGATATAAAG ATCCATATGTCGATATGATTATGGTGGATGGTATCACTCTCCTTTGCAATGATATCCAG GTGGATCCTCAAGATATTGTAATG TTAGTTCTTTCATGGCACATGAAGGCTGGCACCATGTGTGAATTTTCCAAGAAGGAGTTTATTGAAGGCTTACAATCCCTAGG GATTGATTCGCTGGAGAAGTTCCGTGAAAAGATACCCTATATGCGTTCTGAGCTGAAAGATGAAC agAAGTTCCGTGAGATATATAATTTTGCTTTTAACTGGGCAAAGGAGAAG GGTCAAAAATCTCTGGCACTGGATACGGCTATTGGAATGTGGCAATTATTATTTGCTGAAAGGCAGTGGCCACTGGTTGATCACTGGTGCCAATTCTTGCAG GCTCGCCATAACAAAGCAATCTCCAGGGACACATGGTCCCAGCTTTTGGAGTTTGCAAAG ACTGTTGGCCCGAATTTAACTGATTATGATGCTGAAGGTGCTTGGCCTTATCTCATTGATGAATTTGTGGAGTATCTGAATGAGAATGGGATTATTCAAAATGGTCAATTCAGTGACTCTAGTTTAAAACGATGA